TCAGGTCTCTTTCCGTACGGGATAATCTGATTCCGCCGAGTTTGTAACCTGCTATTACATTGTCGTATATGTTCATCGTTGGAAACGGATTCGGTTTCTGAAACACCATTCCTATCTTTCTTCGTAAACCAATGGGGTCGAGTGAGTGTATTTCTTTCCCGTGCAAAAATATCTCGCCCTCGCGTCTGACGTTCGAATCGATTTCGTGCATCCTGTTTATAGCTCTGATGAAAGTTGTCTTTCCGCAGCCTGACGGCCCCATAATCGCCGTAACCTTTCCCGCTGGAATTTCTATGTTGATTTTATCAAGAGCTTTTGTTTCTCCATAGAAAAGAGAAAAATCAACGCTGTTTAAAATTTTACTTTCCATTTTCTGGCTATTCCACTCGCTATGAAATTGATTAATAAAATGAACGCTATCAAAAACAACGAAGCTCCCCAGGCGATTTGCTGCCAATCCTTATAAGGACTCGTCGCGTATCTGTATATAAGAAGCGGAAGGGCGTTCACAGGTTTGAAAATATTGTAGTTCATGAACTGATTGCCGAAAGCAGTAAAGAGAAGAGGCGCCGTCTCTCCGGCGATTCTTCCCACCCCCAGGAGAACTCCCGTCAGTATGCCGCTGGCGCTGACAGGCAGAACGACGCGTAAAACGGTTTTGTAATACGGCACTCCAAGAGACAACGCGGCTTCTTTTATCGAATCAGGAACCATTTTGACCGTCTCTTCCGTGGCTTTTATTACAAGGGGAAGCATCATAATGGAAAGGGCGACAGAACCGGCAAAAGCCGAAAAAAGTCCTTTCAGGGGTCTGATTATCCATATATACGCTACTATTCCCATAACTATAGAAGGTACGCCCTGAAGCACCTCCACCCATGTTCTCACCCAGAAAGATAATTTAGACTTCCTGCATTCTGCGAGAAAAACTCCACACAGAATTCCGAGAGGGATCGACATAACGCACGTTAATGCGATTAATATTATCGTTCCGACGATCGCGTTTGAAATGCCTCCGCCTTCCTGCCCAACGGGTTTGGGAAGAGAGAAAAGAAAATTCATGTCTATTGCGGCTATCCCCTTTTTTGCGACGAAGAACAAAATCAGCACGAGCGGAATGACTGTAGCCGACGAAAGAGTTATGACCGCCATTTTAAAAAGAAAATTTTCGGTCTTTCTTAACTCAATCGGTTTGCTTTTCATTTCAATTCTATTTTCAAAGGCATCAGGCAGATCCCGATTTGTCGAATTTCTTTATTATCAATCTTCCTGAAAAGTTTATTACAGTTGTCACCAAGATTAGAAGAAGACCCGTTTGTATAAGGGCGGAAAGATGAATACCGCTCGATTCGTTGAATTCAAGAGCTATTATACTCGACATCGTGTTTCCAGGTGAAAACAACGTTTTGTGAAGTTCGGCAAGAGAAAAAAGCGTTTTCGGAAGTGCGTTTAGGTTTCCGATAACCATCGTCACTGCCATCGTCTCTCCGAGAGCCCTGCCAAGTGCCAAAAGAAGACCTGCCGTCACTCCCGATCTCGCGCAGGGAAATATGACGTTTTTTATAACTTCAAAACGCGTCGCGCCGAGAGAATAAGCCGCTTCTTTAAGCTCGGTCGGGACTAGATGTAAAGACTCCCTGATCATTGAAGCGGAATATGGTATTATCATTATTGAGAGAACCAGAGAAGAAGTCATAATCCCGACGCCGTACGGCGGTATTCCGGTTTTTGCTTCAAATGATCTGGCAATGGGTACTATTACGCTGAATCCCCAGAAACCGTATATCACTGATGGTATTCCGGATAAAAGTTCCATTGTGCTTTTAAGAAAAGCTGGGAGAAAGCCGGATTTAAAATATTCACCGAGCAGAAGTGCCGTAGAAAAAGCGAACGGTATCGAGATCAAAAGAGAGAGAAACGCGGTGGAAACGGTTCCGAACAAAAAAGGCAGGGCTCCAAGTTCTATCTTTTCCCCTCTCCACACCGATTGAGGGTCCCATCGAGTACCGGTAAAAAAGGAAAATCCCAATGCTTTTATCGAAGGCAGCGCTCTAATGAACAGCGTTAAAAAAATACCCGCTATCAGTAAAATGATTACAGTCCCTGAAACATAAAGGATCGCCTTGAACACCCTGTCGTTCATTATAAAAACCGAATACAAATAATCAGATGAGGGCTTCTCCGCCGAAGTTGACGGATTTTATTAAACTTTCTATTTGCTCAATCGCTTTTTCCGGTATCGGTGCGTAGTGCAATTCTTCGCAATAAACCTGTCCTTCATGAGTCATCCACCATATAAGATTGACAAGTTCTTTCGCTCTTTTTTGATCTCTTCCCCCGTAATTCTGATCCTTGTAAAGTATTATCCATGTGAATCCGCTTATCGGGTAACCTTCCGGAGCGTCCGTGTCGGTAAGGGAAACGATCATGTTTGCAGGCAGGTCAATTTCAGCCGATGCGCTAACAGAGCTTATTGAAGGGACGATGAAAGTGCCGCTTTTATTCTGTATTGAAGCGACCGACATTGAATTGCTGAGGGCGTATATCAATTCGGTGTAGCCTACCGCTCCGGGAGTAGAGCTTATCTGTCCAGCCACGCCGGGATTTCCGTTGGCTCCTATACCTGTCGGCCAATCGAGAGATTTTCCGGTTCCGACTTCCTGCGCCCAGTTCCTGCTGACTTTAGTGAGATAATCGCTGAAAATATATGTCGTGCCGCTTCCGTCCGACCTGTGAACAACGATTATTTCCATTTCGGGAAGGGCTGTTCCCGCGTTTATTGCTGATATTTTCGGATCGTTCCATTTCGTTATTGTACCGAGAAATATTTCTGCTATGACATCAGAAGTCAGGTTTAAAGCAGGATTTCCGGGCAAATTGTAGGAAACAACCACCGCTCCCAGGCAAACAGGGACGTGAATAATATCGGCGCCGGCTTTTTGAAGCTCGTCTTCCTTCATGGGGGCGTCAGTTCCTCCGAAATCCACTGTCTTTTCTATGAGCTGATTTATTCCTCCTCCGGATCCGATTGCGTTATAATTGATTTTAGGTCCTTTGATGTTACTGTATTCATCGAACATTTTAGAATACAGCGGGAAAGGAAAAGTCGCTCCCGCTCCCAAAAAATCCATACTGACAAGTTCTACCTGCGAAGAATCCTGAAGCTGTTGTACGGGTTTTTGACTGCATCCCGTCAAAACAACTAAAACCGCAGACACAGCGATAAATAAAATTCTAGTTTTCATTCTCTTTCCTCCTGTATAAATATCAAGGGGGACCCGATGTCCCCCTTATGTTTTATTGCACAATTATAATTAAGACGACACTTTTGTGTCAAACACCCATTTTACCTGAAACAGAAACATGTTTGTCGAAGTGTAATCTTCCATTTCATAACTTTCCATCATGTATTCAGCTCCAAGATAAACACAGTTTTTACTGTCTTTGAACGCTGTCCAGTTAAAACCGCCGAAAATCCTGTTCAGCCCGTCGTCGTCCGTGTCTGTGTCCGGATCCCACTGGTCGTATCTCGCGTAAATGTCTATTTCGTTTCCCGTCATGGGTTTGAGGTGAAGGACAGGATAAACGGCAAATCCCATCGATTTGACAGCATCATCGGCGCCGGCCGCTGTGAAACTTCTTCCGTAATAAACTGCGCCTAATCCGAAATATTCGTGATTGAAATTGATCGCCGCGTGGTAAATGTTGTTTGAGGCATATTCGTCGTCCGCATCAGGCGTACCCGGATTGTCATAAACGTAGGATCCGCCGAAATTCAATATCGGTAAAGGTTTTATGTTTGCGGCAACGGCGAACATCATTTTTTTATTGAAATTCGCGCTTCCACAGGTGTTTTTGTATCCTTCTCCGTTAACTGCCGTAGCGGCCCAGTCAAAATACTCAAGGTTTCCAATGGCTGCTGTTCCATAATCCGCAGATGAATGCAGTTTCTGCATATCGAAAAAACGCGAAGAGATGGTCGGGCAATTCGCCTTTGCAACGCCTTCTTCGCCGAATACATTGCCGATGAGACCGAGTTGAAACTTGTGATATTGAACGAGATTGGAAAGCTGGATGTAACCTGTTTTCAATCTTACCGAAGCACCGTCTTTATAATCTTTGCTGCTGAGAAAATCGACAGTCAGTTTTCCTGAAAGATAATCGTTGTATTTCGCAGACAGTATTACGTATCCCCTGTCAATGCTGAAATAAGTTTGCGTTATCTCGGCATCGCCTGTGTCGTCGGGCGCTTCCTGAACGAGAGTGAATCTGTTTCTGACTTCCATACCGAAATTCAAGTCGAAGCCTTGCATGGCCGAGAATAATCCGGCTGAAAGAACCGCCGCGATTAAAACTGTTTTCACTGTGTTCATAAATCCTCCTTTTAGATTGCGGTTTGCAAGAATCGCTTTTTGACAGCACAAAAACACGCACATCATAAAATAGGTGGGTTACAATTAAATAAACGGTTGGTTAATTTTTTGTTAATTCTTATATTCCGGGAAACTAACGGTAAAAACCGTTCCGACGTCAATTTCGCTGTCAAACGAAACATAAGCGCTGTGTCTGTCGGCAATGCTTTTGACTATAGACAGGCCCAGCCCTGTCCCTCCCGTTTCTCTCGACCTTGATTTATTGACTGTATAAAATCTCGAAAAAATGTTTTTTCTGTGTTTTTCCGGAATTCCTATACCGGTATCTTTTACTGATAAAAATATCATGCCTTCTCTTTTCGAAAGAGAAACAAGGACTTCCCCGTTAACTTTGTTGTATTTTATTGAATTGTCGACAAGATTAACAAGCAGTTGTCCCAAAAGAAAATCGTCTCCGTAGACGAAAAAATCGGTTTCAGAGAAACTTTTGTTTAAGGATATGTTTTTTTCCTTGGCCTTTTGTTCGAAAACAATCATTGTTTCATCGGCTATGATCTTTATGTCGGTTTTTTTGAAATCATAAAGAAATCCGGGGTCGTCTGATTGCGCAAGAAGAAGAAGATCTTTCACGAGATTGTTGAGCCGATTGAGATTTTTATTGATTATGCAGATAAATTTACTTTTATTTTCCTCCGATTCTGATTCCAAAATCTCGGCAAAACCCATTACAATCGAAAGCGGTGTTTTCAGTTCGTGGGCAGTGTTGATTATGAATCGGTTTTGCCTGTGTTCAGCCGCTTTTTGTTCGGTGATGTCCTGAATTGAAACAATCGAATATTTGGATTTATCAATTTCTTGATATTTTACGGACACAAGGCAGACAAGGTTAAAAATTTCAACTTCCCCGCTTGCTTCTCCGGCAGTCTCGGCTTTTTTTAGCATTTTCAGCAATTCCTCTGATTGGAATATTTCTCTGTAATACTTGCCTTCATAATCGCCTGTGTAGTTTTTCAGGAATGTTGCTTTAACGGTTTTGTTTGTAAAAACAATTCTTCCTGTGCCGTCAATAATCAGAACACATGAGGGAAGTCCGTCTGCTATAGAATTAAGACTCGAAAAAAGCTCCGAAGTCTTAACATTTGGTTTTTCTTCATCTTGCATCGCAGTAAAAAAATATGAAAATTTTTCACCGAGAAGCATTCTTTCTTTTCCGTATAAAAGTATTTCCGTGGAATTTTTACGAGCCGCTTCTGCCGAAATTCTGATTGAGTCTATTGTTTTTATAATTGTACCCGTACATAAAAACAATGCCGCCAAAGAAGAAAAAACAATCAATCCGAACGCTGCAAAATACAGCTTATATGCCGCTTTTGGATATATGATGTCCGGATCTCCTTCAACAAGTATCACTCCTTTAAGATTTTTTTCATAATAAAAAGGCAGCGCCAGAGACGCAGAAGAAGCTGTTTGTGAATAACCGTAATATC
This window of the candidate division WOR-3 bacterium genome carries:
- the pstS gene encoding phosphate ABC transporter substrate-binding protein PstS, whose product is MKTRILFIAVSAVLVVLTGCSQKPVQQLQDSSQVELVSMDFLGAGATFPFPLYSKMFDEYSNIKGPKINYNAIGSGGGINQLIEKTVDFGGTDAPMKEDELQKAGADIIHVPVCLGAVVVSYNLPGNPALNLTSDVIAEIFLGTITKWNDPKISAINAGTALPEMEIIVVHRSDGSGTTYIFSDYLTKVSRNWAQEVGTGKSLDWPTGIGANGNPGVAGQISSTPGAVGYTELIYALSNSMSVASIQNKSGTFIVPSISSVSASAEIDLPANMIVSLTDTDAPEGYPISGFTWIILYKDQNYGGRDQKRAKELVNLIWWMTHEGQVYCEELHYAPIPEKAIEQIESLIKSVNFGGEALI
- the pstC gene encoding phosphate ABC transporter permease subunit PstC, which gives rise to MNDRVFKAILYVSGTVIILLIAGIFLTLFIRALPSIKALGFSFFTGTRWDPQSVWRGEKIELGALPFLFGTVSTAFLSLLISIPFAFSTALLLGEYFKSGFLPAFLKSTMELLSGIPSVIYGFWGFSVIVPIARSFEAKTGIPPYGVGIMTSSLVLSIMIIPYSASMIRESLHLVPTELKEAAYSLGATRFEVIKNVIFPCARSGVTAGLLLALGRALGETMAVTMVIGNLNALPKTLFSLAELHKTLFSPGNTMSSIIALEFNESSGIHLSALIQTGLLLILVTTVINFSGRLIIKKFDKSGSA
- the pstA gene encoding phosphate ABC transporter permease PstA yields the protein MKSKPIELRKTENFLFKMAVITLSSATVIPLVLILFFVAKKGIAAIDMNFLFSLPKPVGQEGGGISNAIVGTIILIALTCVMSIPLGILCGVFLAECRKSKLSFWVRTWVEVLQGVPSIVMGIVAYIWIIRPLKGLFSAFAGSVALSIMMLPLVIKATEETVKMVPDSIKEAALSLGVPYYKTVLRVVLPVSASGILTGVLLGVGRIAGETAPLLFTAFGNQFMNYNIFKPVNALPLLIYRYATSPYKDWQQIAWGASLFLIAFILLINFIASGIARKWKVKF